Proteins from a single region of Chitinibacter bivalviorum:
- a CDS encoding sensor histidine kinase, which translates to MKRWLLVIGLLATVLLFLLATASGNTSHFSNYYGLVLGLNIALLIGMAVLVGSRLTRLIKRVKRKVFGSRLTLRMVLMFALVAVLPGALVYTLSVQFLNRSIEAWFDVRVDNALDRGLNLGRNAIDFQLNELERKATVIAWDVHDNSASTLLPRLSKLREQTGVQEVTLFDDNNQLYANIGNENAGLIPQLPSRELIRAALRGSYKDIEKTPDSGLMMRVIVPMPDASIGNRTRLLQLLQPVPAQLAQDAELVEQVRSDYKQLSQSRQGLKIIYSLTLTIALTIALLGALALAIYLSDKLAAPLSVLAAGTRAVAQGDFTQQHPVISRDELGILTHSFNRMTRQLADARDKLEENQAEQAEAKAYVEAILGSLSAGVLSFDEEWMLQSANQSALRILGLDPTRIHGEPLSRWNEAYPALTAFAAHTIHGFLSDEEVWQRQIDLADEKRVLLVRGTRLTQIINGSEDLHGYVLVFDDVTELLSAQRDAAWGEVARRLAHEIKNPLTPIQLSAERMEIKLADKLDQAGAEFLTRNTQTIIKQVAALKQMVDAFRDYARKPSGKKKPLDFMALVKEVLVLYEASPVMRDFKVHDSLMVNGDATHLRQVIHNLLQNAQDAIADAEQKQICLILEKDEKWARLYIEDSGKGFPPDLLPRVFEPYVTSKTKGTGLGLAIVKKIIEEHHGRVQVGNATGAYVRIELPLWEEKLSG; encoded by the coding sequence GTGAAGCGCTGGCTCCTCGTTATCGGCCTGTTAGCAACCGTTTTACTTTTCTTGCTGGCAACCGCCTCGGGTAACACGTCCCATTTTTCCAATTATTACGGCCTGGTTCTTGGCCTCAATATTGCGCTGCTAATCGGTATGGCAGTCTTGGTGGGGAGCCGACTCACTAGGCTGATTAAACGCGTTAAACGCAAGGTATTTGGTTCGCGGCTGACACTGCGCATGGTACTGATGTTTGCCTTGGTCGCCGTACTCCCCGGAGCTCTGGTTTACACCCTCTCCGTACAGTTCTTAAATCGCTCGATCGAGGCTTGGTTTGACGTCCGGGTCGATAATGCACTGGATCGAGGCCTCAATCTTGGCCGCAATGCCATTGATTTTCAACTCAATGAGTTGGAGCGCAAGGCCACCGTCATCGCGTGGGATGTACACGATAATAGCGCAAGTACCCTACTCCCGCGCCTTTCCAAACTCCGCGAGCAAACTGGTGTCCAAGAAGTCACGCTATTTGATGACAACAATCAGCTCTACGCCAATATCGGCAATGAAAATGCGGGGCTCATCCCGCAACTCCCCTCGCGCGAATTAATCCGAGCCGCGCTGCGCGGCAGCTACAAAGACATCGAAAAAACCCCCGATAGTGGCTTAATGATGCGCGTCATCGTGCCCATGCCTGATGCTTCGATCGGTAATCGAACGCGCCTACTGCAACTATTACAACCCGTCCCGGCTCAATTGGCCCAAGATGCCGAGCTAGTCGAGCAGGTGCGTAGCGATTACAAGCAACTCTCCCAGTCTAGGCAGGGGCTAAAGATTATCTATAGCCTGACACTCACGATAGCCTTAACCATTGCCTTGCTAGGTGCGCTAGCACTGGCCATTTATCTATCGGATAAGCTAGCCGCTCCGCTGTCGGTACTGGCCGCGGGGACGCGCGCCGTCGCGCAGGGCGATTTTACGCAGCAACACCCCGTCATTAGCCGCGACGAGCTGGGGATATTGACGCACTCCTTTAATCGAATGACGCGACAGCTGGCCGACGCACGCGACAAACTCGAAGAAAATCAGGCCGAACAAGCCGAGGCCAAGGCTTATGTTGAAGCCATTCTGGGTTCTCTATCCGCCGGGGTATTGTCGTTTGATGAAGAATGGATGTTGCAATCCGCCAATCAAAGCGCCTTGCGTATTCTTGGTTTAGATCCAACGCGCATCCATGGCGAGCCACTTTCGCGCTGGAACGAAGCCTATCCTGCCCTCACGGCTTTTGCCGCGCATACCATACACGGTTTTTTATCCGACGAAGAAGTATGGCAACGTCAGATTGATCTGGCCGATGAAAAACGAGTCTTGCTGGTTCGCGGCACTCGCTTGACGCAAATTATCAACGGATCAGAAGACCTGCACGGCTATGTACTGGTGTTTGACGATGTTACCGAGCTACTGTCGGCACAACGCGATGCAGCGTGGGGTGAAGTCGCTCGCCGTTTGGCGCACGAGATTAAAAATCCGCTGACACCGATACAACTATCTGCTGAACGGATGGAAATCAAACTGGCCGATAAGCTGGATCAGGCGGGCGCGGAGTTCTTAACCCGCAATACGCAAACCATCATTAAGCAGGTCGCGGCACTAAAGCAAATGGTCGATGCTTTCCGTGACTATGCGCGCAAACCATCCGGCAAAAAGAAACCGCTCGACTTTATGGCACTAGTCAAAGAAGTGCTGGTTTTATATGAAGCATCCCCCGTGATGCGCGACTTTAAAGTACACGACTCCTTGATGGTCAACGGCGATGCAACCCACTTGCGACAGGTGATTCACAACCTGTTACAGAACGCACAAGACGCAATTGCCGACGCGGAGCAAAAACAGATTTGCCTTATTCTCGAAAAAGACGAAAAATGGGCACGTCTTTATATCGAAGACAGCGGCAAAGGCTTTCCGCCCGATTTATTGCCTCGCGTTTTTGAGCCGTATGTCACATCAAAAACCAAAGGCACAGGTTTGGGCTTGGCCATCGTGAAAAAAATTATTGAAGAACATCACGGGCGAGTGCAGGTGGGCAATGCCACCGGCGCTTACGTTCGGATTGAGCTGCCGCTCTGGGAGGAAAAATTAAGTGGTTAA
- a CDS encoding sigma-54-dependent transcriptional regulator, with protein sequence MVNQEILIVDDEVGIRELLSEILLDEGYSVALAENAEAARKYRNQAEPKLVLLDIWMPDTDGVTLLKEWARNGQLTMPVVMMSGHATVDTAVEATRIGALDFLEKPIGLQKLLSAVKRAFAQPANSVKPTQGLQSLGNSAAINALREALDQVASQSLPLILTGEPGSGFEACARHLTKSGGGFVSPSSNEELALPPQDMLNRAAGGTIFVRDIAWLDRKAQVGLLNILPKLEKQKIRLVTASTRPLDQLNALIEPELMRQLTQIIVPVPSLRDHAEDIPSLAEALLAQTVTANKLGARRFSKSALQLLSQQDWPGNIDQLANVVKSLALTGRDGDIDILPVSRLLAQLSPESQAATAEIQQAMPLPQIDLDLPLREARDQFERFYLERQIELSNGNMSRVAERIGLERTHLYRKLKQLGIQMPRKLRNLEEA encoded by the coding sequence GTGGTTAATCAAGAAATTTTGATCGTTGACGATGAAGTTGGCATTCGCGAACTCTTATCCGAGATTTTATTAGACGAGGGGTATAGCGTTGCACTGGCTGAAAATGCTGAGGCTGCACGCAAATACCGTAACCAAGCAGAGCCAAAGCTCGTTCTGCTTGATATCTGGATGCCCGACACTGATGGCGTGACGCTGCTCAAAGAATGGGCGCGCAACGGCCAGCTCACCATGCCCGTGGTGATGATGTCAGGCCATGCGACCGTTGATACGGCGGTAGAAGCAACCCGTATCGGCGCACTCGACTTCCTCGAAAAGCCAATTGGCTTGCAAAAACTATTATCGGCAGTGAAACGTGCATTTGCCCAACCGGCCAATTCAGTAAAGCCGACGCAGGGCCTGCAGAGCCTCGGCAATAGCGCGGCAATCAATGCGCTGCGCGAGGCACTTGACCAAGTTGCAAGCCAGTCCCTGCCGCTTATTTTGACCGGAGAACCTGGCTCTGGCTTTGAAGCATGCGCACGCCACTTAACCAAGTCTGGCGGCGGCTTTGTTTCGCCAAGCTCGAATGAAGAGCTCGCCCTTCCTCCTCAAGACATGCTCAATCGCGCGGCTGGCGGCACGATTTTTGTACGCGACATTGCTTGGCTCGATCGCAAAGCCCAAGTCGGTCTGCTCAATATTTTGCCAAAACTGGAAAAGCAAAAAATCCGCTTGGTTACTGCGTCAACTCGCCCACTTGATCAGCTCAATGCGCTGATCGAGCCAGAATTGATGCGTCAGCTGACCCAGATTATTGTGCCGGTGCCTTCGCTACGCGATCATGCAGAAGACATTCCTTCGCTGGCCGAAGCGCTATTAGCACAAACCGTCACAGCCAATAAACTGGGCGCACGCCGCTTTTCAAAATCGGCGTTGCAATTGCTGAGTCAGCAAGACTGGCCTGGCAATATTGATCAATTGGCCAATGTGGTGAAAAGCCTGGCTCTGACTGGGCGTGACGGCGATATCGATATTCTGCCGGTCAGCCGACTCTTGGCGCAATTATCGCCCGAATCACAAGCTGCAACCGCAGAAATCCAGCAAGCCATGCCATTGCCACAGATTGATCTGGATTTGCCATTGCGCGAAGCGCGTGATCAGTTTGAGCGCTTTTATCTGGAACGCCAGATCGAGCTCTCGAACGGCAATATGAGTCGCGTAGCTGAACGTATCGGACTGGAGCGCACGCACTTGTACCGAAAATTGAAACAATTGGGGATTCAAATGCCCCGTAAATTACGCAACCTCGAAGAAGCGTAA
- the trkA gene encoding Trk system potassium transporter TrkA: MPNILILGAGRVGTSVAEQLVHENYNVTIVDDNPHNLQPLADKLDLRTLVGHAANPLTLEAAGAADADLLLAVTPSDELNMVACKMAHMLFNVPTRLGRIRDQDLLARSQLFTTDGFAVDHVITPAQIVTDLLARLVATPEALQVLDFGHGRAKMVAVRVEAGAHMDGKDLATLAQYLDKIDCRVVSIYRKNKRIPADGSTTLTVGDEVFFLAASKHVRAVIQELRASERAIKRITICGGGNVGYRLAKTLENDYQIKIIEVDRERAQWLAEHLPKCLILRGEATDENLLDNEQIDRCDLFLALTSDDEDNIMSSLLAKQMGARKVVAIINRSRYVDLLQGGKIDVAISPAQATIGSLLAHVRQGDIVAVHSLRRGEAEAIELIAHGDKNNSRVIGRKVEEIKLPQGANLAAIIRGEHVIMAHHDTVIENEDHVIVFIDNKRHIREIEHLFAVKIGFF, translated from the coding sequence ATGCCCAACATCCTGATCCTCGGCGCAGGCCGGGTTGGCACTTCGGTGGCCGAACAACTGGTTCATGAAAACTACAATGTCACGATTGTTGACGACAACCCGCATAATTTACAGCCCTTAGCCGACAAACTCGATCTGCGCACCCTCGTTGGCCACGCCGCCAACCCGCTTACCTTAGAAGCGGCTGGCGCAGCAGATGCCGATTTACTGCTGGCAGTCACACCGTCAGACGAGCTCAATATGGTCGCCTGCAAAATGGCGCATATGCTGTTTAATGTGCCTACTCGGCTCGGTCGAATCCGCGATCAGGATTTACTCGCCCGTAGCCAATTATTTACCACTGACGGCTTTGCGGTCGATCACGTTATTACGCCCGCGCAAATTGTGACTGATTTACTGGCTCGACTAGTGGCTACCCCTGAGGCCTTACAGGTGCTCGATTTTGGACATGGCCGCGCCAAAATGGTCGCAGTCCGCGTTGAAGCGGGTGCGCATATGGATGGCAAAGATCTCGCGACGCTCGCGCAATACCTCGATAAAATCGACTGTCGGGTGGTCTCAATTTACCGCAAAAACAAACGCATCCCGGCAGATGGCAGCACCACACTCACGGTTGGCGATGAGGTGTTTTTTCTCGCCGCCAGCAAGCATGTCCGCGCGGTCATTCAGGAGTTGCGTGCCAGCGAACGCGCGATTAAGCGCATTACCATTTGCGGCGGCGGCAACGTAGGCTATCGCCTAGCCAAAACGCTGGAAAATGACTACCAAATTAAAATTATCGAAGTCGACCGCGAACGCGCGCAATGGCTAGCAGAGCACCTCCCCAAATGCTTAATTTTGCGCGGCGAAGCTACCGATGAAAACTTGCTCGATAACGAACAAATTGATCGCTGCGATTTGTTTTTAGCGCTCACGTCAGATGACGAAGACAATATCATGTCGTCCTTGCTCGCCAAGCAAATGGGCGCGCGCAAAGTCGTCGCGATTATCAATCGCTCGCGCTACGTCGATTTATTGCAAGGCGGCAAAATCGATGTCGCCATTTCACCCGCCCAAGCGACTATCGGCTCCTTGCTGGCGCACGTGCGCCAAGGCGATATTGTCGCCGTTCACAGCTTGCGTCGCGGCGAAGCGGAAGCCATTGAATTGATCGCACATGGTGACAAAAACAATTCGCGCGTCATCGGTCGCAAAGTCGAAGAAATCAAGCTACCGCAAGGCGCCAATCTGGCGGCCATTATTCGCGGCGAACACGTCATCATGGCGCACCATGACACGGTGATCGAAAATGAAGACCATGTGATTGTCTTTATCGACAATAAGCGCCATATTCGCGAAATCGAGCACTTATTCGCCGTAAAAATCGGGTTTTTCTAA